The genomic segment ACGCAACAGacggaataaaaattattacggtTACTTACGATTGTTCGAGTTCAGGCAAATGATCCAATTCAGCGTAACccacattaaaattaaaatcttccGTATGCttgttaaatgtaataattttcttttgtggGTAAGGATTCATTTTGCTGAACAACGTTTTCCTCATCTGTGCAAACAGAAATGATTCaataaattaagatatttcttcgaaacatataataaaaatgtcacaTCACGTCGTACAATCAAGTTCTTACCCttttaactttattatcaACATTTCTGTCAAAAGTTATCTCTATCGGGAGTAATACAGCGTCTCTCGTAACATACTTCTTAACTTTGAAACCCTGACTGAGATCAGCTGCTTTATACGCAGCCCCTAGAGCAGCCGCCTCGtccgtatttatatttttcgacaATTCTGTCTTAACATATTGGGACAATATCTCTTGCACCTTTGGCATACGAGTACCTGCCCCTACTAACACAACCTGAGATAAATCGTCTAGTCTCAAACCTGAAACAATTTTGTAATGTGAATTTAAGAAACCGACAAAACGCATttgcaatcaataaaaaaatctgcaTTGAATCGAGTGTACGTTCTACGTAAAGAAGCAAATATATACCTGAAGTCTCTAAGGCCATCTTCACAGGATCCGTCAGGATGTCAAACATTCCTTCGAACAGTTTTTCCAACTTTTCTCTCGAGACTTGCAACCTGAAGTCAATATCGTCTATCAGACTTTCTACCTGAGCGTAGTGATCTACATTGGCGCTAAGTACAATCTTCACGCGCCCAGCTTCCTTAAAGAGCTTGGCCATCGCCCTTGGGTTCTTGAATACCGAGTTTGGCGTTTTCTTCATGGCGTCGAACTCTTTCGCCAGATGATCCCTCAGTTGCAGTTGCATCTCCAGTCCGCTAAGCAGGCGACTGAATCCCACGCCCAATACGGACACTTGGGGATTAGTCTCGACGAagcctctctctttcgtcttCACGTTCTGATAGCTGACGACCGTTACGGTAGTGCTACCCGCCCCCATATCGTAGAACATGACGTAGCGCGCAGAGTCGTTTATCTCAGTTCTGCCGAATACGGCGTAATTTAAAGCAATGGCCGTGTAATCGTTTACGAGCTGCAATACTTTCAACCCGGCGAGCTCCGCCGCTTGGATCATGGCCTTCCTCTCGGCCTGGTTAAAGAATCCGGGCACAGTGATAACGGCTTCGTTGACCTTCTGATGGGCGGAAGCTTCCGCGAACTCCTTGCCTTTGTGCAACATTTGCGCAACTAACTCCTCTGGAGTGTACGTCGTGTTCTCGTCTATTCTAAACGCTATAGTGTCGCTCTCATCGTCGGCGATCACGTCGTAGTAAGGAAATCTGTGTAAGTAGCCTTGTACCAGCGGATGGCGCATGGGTTTCCCTAGGAGATCCAGGATGTAGGAGAAGGCATACTGTGGAAACCTTACTCCGATCGCTTGAGCGTCTTCGCCAAAGAATCTCTCCCCGTTCCTGAATGCGATCACAGCTGGCGTTTTCCTCTTCGACTCCTTGTTTAAAGCTATTTCCATAGGAACGCCGGGCTGGAAAGGAAAGGAACATAATTGCGATAAACATGATCGACTTTTCTCACGTGAAAACTATTGACTGACAATCTTGTCGACAGGCAGGATGTACGAACGGGTTGTGCAGCACGTACCGAGACAATGGCAACTTTCATCCATTCGTTGCCGAAGTCGATGCTCATAACGGCAACCTCCTCGCTGATGCCGACGAGGGCAGCGATAATGAGTAAGGCTAACGACGCCATCGACATGCCTCTCCGCGAAAAATCCATCTGGAAACGAAGCAGGCGTGAGGATCCGACGGAGTATCGCGACGGAAGAGGTATCGCGCGAGCTCCAAGATCCGCGTTAACGTGTGACGTTACGTGCTCgtgctggattggacgtggggCACCAACTGTCCAGCGTCCAACTGTCAAACTTGGTTATGGGTACCGGCGACGTGAAACCTGTCAGACGCAAAATAGTACGGGCGAACAACGCGCACTCACCTTGCGTTCACGTTTCCGGCGACACGCGCGTTACTCGAGGATAATTCTCAGCTGCACACCATTCAGAACGCACGTCCgcgtatctctctctcgcaacGTTTTAAATCAACAAAAAACCAAACGTAACTTTAACCCTCCGCGATGGGCAGTGAGTACCATATGTTGGTGTGGCACATTGCGATTGGCAAAGTGACCGGTAAAAGGCGATCCGGATTGGTCCGCGTTGGCAAATCGAAACCAATAGCCACGCGATTTGCACGGTCACTCCTAGACACGAGAAGTAACTAGAGGGAATATAGGGAGTGAGGTTTTCCGTGAGCGAATAAAAAGAATGCGTGAAACTGATTGGCTAGGAATGTTATTTCCCCTATATCGATACGTCCACAGAAGCATCAAAATTTGTCGCGATGTAAAATAGCCTTCGATTGATTCGGCGataattagattagattagaacatcttttttttcacgttAATCAGATTGATAAAGATTGACAGAATTTGGTTTTAGGACACAATTTATTCGATTCTGATATCATGTTTCTGGAGGAAGTTCcaacgaaataattaaaagctaCAAAAATGGTATTAAAAGATGCGTTGGAAAATAAATGATGTAGTTCATACGTGAAAACTATTAATACAACATAAGTAACACGTAATTCTATTACACAGTTCTTATATTACTATAAGGTTCATGTATATATCTGTAATGTAATCgctaattttgaaatataaatatataaattaccaAATatacaaagaacatttttataaagaataatttaacatCACTGTAATCTGGATTCATGTTCGAAGCGATATGGGATGTGTTGTTGTCTCACGAGTTTCTTCAGTCAAACGTTTGCGAAGTACTTAATTTGATCacatagtaataaaaatattttcaaccgACCGTACCTATTAACCCCATTGATCCTCAGACCGTCCGAATTTATACGTGAGCGAGCCcaagaaaataaatacgttTTGCAGGAACAGTCCTACACCTGGCCAATGATGCGGTGCacctgtaataataatattaatgtacttTTCTACGATTAACATATAGATATGTCAATATTCATTGCACGTACCTGCAGCCACAAAATTAGCAAACAAAATCCAACAGGCTGCTATTACTGCTGCGAATCCCATAACAAATCCAATAAACAGCCAACTCCTTGCACCTCTCGCTCCTAAACAGCCACCGTTGTAAGCTTCCCCTCTTATCTGCGCATTTGTCACTGAATTGACCCTACGGAAGTGTCGGATCAAGTTTTAGATAAGAATATTACATTACCATACTGTCGCAGAGACAGCGTTAGAAAAAGATACTCATGTTACTCACATGAAAAGAGATAT from the Ooceraea biroi isolate clonal line C1 chromosome 13, Obir_v5.4, whole genome shotgun sequence genome contains:
- the LOC105286271 gene encoding hypoxia up-regulated protein 1 isoform X1 — encoded protein: MDFSRRGMSMASLALLIIAALVGISEEVAVMSIDFGNEWMKVAIVSPGVPMEIALNKESKRKTPAVIAFRNGERFFGEDAQAIGVRFPQYAFSYILDLLGKPMRHPLVQGYLHRFPYYDVIADDESDTIAFRIDENTTYTPEELVAQMLHKGKEFAEASAHQKVNEAVITVPGFFNQAERKAMIQAAELAGLKVLQLVNDYTAIALNYAVFGRTEINDSARYVMFYDMGAGSTTVTVVSYQNVKTKERGFVETNPQVSVLGVGFSRLLSGLEMQLQLRDHLAKEFDAMKKTPNSVFKNPRAMAKLFKEAGRVKIVLSANVDHYAQVESLIDDIDFRLQVSREKLEKLFEGMFDILTDPVKMALETSGLRLDDLSQVVLVGAGTRMPKVQEILSQYVKTELSKNINTDEAAALGAAYKAADLSQGFKVKKYVTRDAVLLPIEITFDRNVDNKVKRMRKTLFSKMNPYPQKKIITFNKHTEDFNFNVGYAELDHLPELEQSRIQQAISNISLSGVAEALEKHAKEGAESKGVKAHFNIDESGVLNLLNVELVSEKSTAVVEEEEGTFSILGSTISKFFAGTHEKEPEKTEEPLKEDIKPVHEEPESSEPAKDAEDKGKKKNETKVNEDKAVNKTEKVDKEKKSTVIQIKEPIAAKEIIIGPTILFGEKLVQSQEKLHRLDLHDSEKARRETALNNLEAFVIDAQQKLDAEEYAVAATEKEAEEIRKACAEISDWLYEDGSTASAEVYEEKLAELQKLTDDVYERVAEHRDRPEVLKGMVSLLNASNLFLSNIRNLSLTSEVITPVEIETLEKAINETQDYYETALKSFAETPLNQPVKYKVRSIANKMELLDREIKYLLNKMKIWKPKQEAETNQTTDGKSTTEEDGVPAAESDAVENNKPTEEKGAPDNVEQQQEEPEQKATDDTKKPVVLMENEEPQLSDDQVFEELHQEL
- the LOC105286271 gene encoding hypoxia up-regulated protein 1 isoform X2 → MDFSRRGMSMASLALLIIAALVGISEEVAVMSIDFGNEWMKVAIVSPGVPMEIALNKESKRKTPAVIAFRNGERFFGEDAQAIGVRFPQYAFSYILDLLGKPMRHPLVQGYLHRFPYYDVIADDESDTIAFRIDENTTYTPEELVAQMLHKGKEFAEASAHQKVNEAVITVPGFFNQAERKAMIQAAELAGLKVLQLVNDYTAIALNYAVFGRTEINDSARYVMFYDMGAGSTTVTVVSYQNVKTKERGFVETNPQVSVLGVGFSRLLSGLEMQLQLRDHLAKEFDAMKKTPNSVFKNPRAMAKLFKEAGRVKIVLSANVDHYAQVESLIDDIDFRLQVSREKLEKLFEGMFDILTDPVKMALETSGLRLDDLSQVVLVGAGTRMPKVQEILSQYVKTELSKNINTDEAAALGAAYKAADLSQGFKVKKYVTRDAVLLPIEITFDRNVDNKVKRMRKTLFSKMNPYPQKKIITFNKHTEDFNFNVGYAELDHLPELEQSRIQQAISNISLSGVAEALEKHAKEGAESKGVKAHFNIDESGVLNLLNVELVSEKSTAVVEEEEGTHEKEPEKTEEPLKEDIKPVHEEPESSEPAKDAEDKGKKKNETKVNEDKAVNKTEKVDKEKKSTVIQIKEPIAAKEIIIGPTILFGEKLVQSQEKLHRLDLHDSEKARRETALNNLEAFVIDAQQKLDAEEYAVAATEKEAEEIRKACAEISDWLYEDGSTASAEVYEEKLAELQKLTDDVYERVAEHRDRPEVLKGMVSLLNASNLFLSNIRNLSLTSEVITPVEIETLEKAINETQDYYETALKSFAETPLNQPVKYKVRSIANKMELLDREIKYLLNKMKIWKPKQEAETNQTTDGKSTTEEDGVPAAESDAVENNKPTEEKGAPDNVEQQQEEPEQKATDDTKKPVVLMENEEPQLSDDQVFEELHQEL
- the LOC105286270 gene encoding transmembrane protein 50A; protein product: MTSCFESMQVPSCVWFEGGEKRNALVSMFAGTLFFVGWWFIIDAHAKYPDEMANAYHVCGVFGTISLFMVNSVTNAQIRGEAYNGGCLGARGARSWLFIGFVMGFAAVIAACWILFANFVAAGAPHHWPGVGLFLQNVFIFLGSLTYKFGRSEDQWG